The following proteins come from a genomic window of Candidatus Methylomirabilis sp.:
- a CDS encoding sugar phosphate nucleotidyltransferase produces the protein MIQETHEGRHPYRGLGARFSEETDARPEPMVETGGRLRRVKDYLVDEKAFYFTYGNGIGDVNISDPITFHDNQGMFTTVAATRPLGRFGVLDMNRNRVTSFQEKPDGNGGWINGGSFVLSPKVIDRIEGDHTIWEREPLQGQAMTMTSALSPVMG, from the coding sequence TTGATCCAAGAGACTCATGAAGGTCGTCATCCTTATCGGGGTCTTGGCGCTCGCTTTAGCGAAGAGACTGACGCCCGCCCTGAACCGATGGTGGAGACCGGCGGCCGATTGCGTCGGGTCAAGGACTACCTCGTCGACGAAAAGGCTTTCTACTTCACCTACGGCAATGGGATTGGAGATGTCAACATCTCCGATCCCATTACATTCCACGATAACCAAGGGATGTTCACAACAGTGGCAGCTACGCGGCCTCTCGGACGGTTTGGAGTCCTTGATATGAATCGGAATCGGGTCACTTCATTCCAGGAAAAGCCGGACGGGAATGGCGGCTGGATCAATGGTGGCTCCTTCGTGCTCTCGCCGAAGGTCATTGACCGTATAGAAGGCGACCACACCATCTGGGAGCGCGAGCCCCTGCAAGGGCAGGCGATGACGATGACATCGGCCTTATCGCCAGTCATGGGCTGA
- a CDS encoding HepT-like ribonuclease domain-containing protein, with product MRKIKPLQGFRILPLEDCLPRLAHVFEQYPAIVGAYLYGSYASGASGPLSDVDCAVLFEPNLSRDELFELKLDLIGQILRIIHSDEVDLVVLNEVSPLLAHEVIRTGKVLFCRNESQRLRYEAMAVNRYLDWRPFSRIYQNYLFEDIRKGRPPLINLEIIEIRLAKLREYCEHLKELRESDRETFKRDYKIHSLAEHFLYLSIQSMLDIGHHLVAGLQLRKPMDYEEIFQILGEAGILPEEYVRVLAGVGRFRNILAHAYIDIDLDRVYQSLQKAPEQINEFMRLVQRVVEE from the coding sequence ATGAGAAAGATTAAACCGTTGCAAGGCTTTCGCATCCTCCCGTTAGAAGATTGCCTACCGAGGCTTGCTCACGTATTTGAGCAGTACCCCGCGATCGTGGGAGCCTATCTCTATGGCTCCTACGCGAGCGGGGCATCCGGACCTCTCTCCGATGTCGATTGTGCGGTCCTTTTCGAGCCGAATCTTTCCAGGGACGAGTTATTTGAGCTGAAACTTGATCTGATCGGACAGATCTTGCGAATCATACATAGTGATGAAGTCGATCTCGTTGTACTCAATGAAGTCTCGCCCTTGCTGGCGCATGAAGTGATCCGAACCGGAAAGGTACTCTTTTGCCGGAATGAGAGTCAGCGATTGCGGTATGAGGCAATGGCGGTCAATCGGTATCTGGATTGGAGGCCGTTCAGCCGGATCTATCAGAACTATCTCTTTGAAGATATTCGTAAGGGGAGGCCGCCATTGATTAATCTGGAGATCATTGAGATCCGTTTAGCCAAGCTGAGAGAATATTGCGAACATCTTAAAGAGCTTCGAGAATCGGATCGCGAGACCTTTAAGAGAGACTATAAGATTCATAGTCTTGCAGAGCACTTCCTCTATCTTTCCATTCAGTCTATGCTCGATATTGGCCATCACCTGGTCGCTGGGCTCCAGTTGAGAAAACCCATGGACTATGAGGAGATTTTTCAGATCCTTGGGGAGGCCGGAATTCTTCCTGAGGAGTATGTTCGGGTGCTTGCCGGTGTGGGCCGTTTCCGAAACATCTTAGCCCATGCGTATATCGATATTGATCTGGATCGGGTGTACCAAAGTCTTCAAAAGGCGCCGGAGCAGATCAATGAGTTTATGCGACTTGTTCAGCGCGTTGTTGAAGAATAA
- a CDS encoding HAD hydrolase family protein, translated as MKVKPLKKGAIKLMVYDFDGVMTDNRVLQLQDGTEAVWVSRADGWGIDQIRKMGIPQLILSTERNPVVAARAKKLNIEVIHGSGDKKADLLGYCSRMQIDLRSVLYVGNDVNDLEAMRVIGFPVAPADAHPSIIAIAKYVTRVKGGEGVIKELSEYVAN; from the coding sequence TTGAAGGTAAAGCCGCTCAAAAAGGGGGCCATCAAATTAATGGTTTATGATTTCGATGGTGTTATGACGGATAATCGTGTCCTGCAACTTCAGGATGGTACGGAAGCCGTTTGGGTGAGTCGTGCCGATGGATGGGGTATCGATCAGATCAGGAAAATGGGTATCCCGCAGTTGATCCTTAGTACGGAAAGAAACCCTGTCGTGGCGGCTCGAGCCAAGAAGCTGAATATCGAAGTTATCCACGGCAGTGGGGACAAGAAGGCCGATTTGTTGGGCTATTGCAGCAGGATGCAGATAGACCTCCGCAGCGTTCTCTATGTCGGTAATGACGTCAACGACCTGGAAGCCATGCGAGTGATTGGGTTTCCGGTCGCCCCTGCCGACGCCCACCCATCAATTATTGCCATCGCAAAATATGTTACGCGGGTTAAGGGCGGCGAAGGTGTCATCAAGGAATTGTCCGAATATGTCGCAAACTGA
- a CDS encoding class I SAM-dependent methyltransferase: MNRTPKCWCDTSDIISFAPEYMKCRACETLISVYIPGSEISRVTVDECDFYGRNYWFAHTEEKLGLPNILVRSKKDLPERCLYWLRTALKYRLPPARVLELGSGHGGFVSLLRWAGFEATGLELSPWVVEFARRRFDVPMLLGPVEDQQIEPRSLDVIAMMDVLEHLPDPTATVRHCSNLLKPNGLLIIQTPRYPEGKSYQELVTRNDRFLEMLKPMDHVYLFSRHSIREFFTRLGYAHMQFEPAIFPHYDMFFAVSRAPLVPNTTTAIKAGLRLAPGRRLVQAFLAADRIVCMAGAERYQLVYRLLRRMERVTFRLLWKLTTSRPKGS, translated from the coding sequence GTGAATCGCACACCCAAGTGTTGGTGCGACACAAGCGATATCATCTCTTTTGCTCCGGAGTATATGAAGTGCCGGGCGTGCGAGACACTCATATCGGTCTATATTCCCGGGTCGGAGATCTCACGAGTGACCGTCGACGAGTGCGACTTTTATGGGCGCAACTACTGGTTCGCTCATACCGAAGAGAAGCTTGGATTGCCCAATATCCTAGTCCGTTCCAAGAAGGATCTCCCCGAACGCTGCCTATACTGGTTGCGCACCGCATTGAAATACAGGTTGCCTCCTGCGCGCGTGTTGGAGCTTGGTAGCGGGCATGGAGGATTTGTGAGTCTGCTCCGCTGGGCCGGATTCGAGGCGACCGGTCTGGAACTCAGCCCCTGGGTCGTGGAGTTTGCGCGCAGAAGATTCGATGTGCCGATGCTGCTCGGACCGGTGGAGGACCAGCAGATAGAGCCCAGGTCGCTTGACGTGATTGCCATGATGGATGTATTGGAGCATCTACCTGATCCAACGGCGACTGTACGTCACTGTTCGAATCTGCTTAAACCGAACGGTCTTCTCATCATCCAGACGCCCCGATATCCCGAGGGCAAAAGCTACCAAGAGCTGGTTACTCGGAACGATCGCTTCCTGGAAATGTTGAAACCCATGGACCACGTGTATCTGTTCAGCCGGCATTCCATCCGTGAATTCTTCACACGGCTTGGGTATGCTCATATGCAATTCGAGCCCGCGATCTTTCCCCATTACGACATGTTTTTTGCCGTGAGCCGTGCGCCCCTTGTCCCGAATACCACAACAGCCATCAAAGCCGGCCTAAGACTGGCGCCAGGTAGGCGACTGGTTCAGGCGTTCCTGGCTGCGGACCGGATCGTGTGCATGGCTGGGGCCGAGCGCTATCAGCTCGTGTATCGGCTCTTGCGTCGGATGGAACGGGTGACTTTCCGGCTCCTGTGGAAACTGACCACTTCACGGCCGAAGGGTTCGTAG
- a CDS encoding SIS domain-containing protein, whose protein sequence is MSQTEGQVKELIRESIGVKSAMLADAVQLELIQRIAASIIEALKRGKKVIFCGNGGSFADSIHLAGEFVPRFQKEHVPLAAIALGANTSILTAIGNDYSYAEVFSRELAAIGQAGDVLIAISTSGNSENIHRAVRVAQEIGIHVYGMTGQGGGRLAAVTESLKVPSQKTARIQESHILVGHIICELVENAMVGA, encoded by the coding sequence ATGTCGCAAACTGAGGGCCAGGTCAAAGAACTGATTCGCGAGAGCATTGGGGTGAAATCCGCAATGCTTGCCGATGCCGTGCAGCTCGAACTGATCCAGCGCATCGCGGCAAGCATTATCGAAGCACTGAAGCGTGGTAAGAAGGTCATTTTCTGTGGCAATGGCGGCAGCTTCGCCGACAGCATTCATCTGGCTGGAGAATTCGTTCCACGCTTTCAGAAGGAACACGTACCGCTTGCAGCTATTGCATTGGGTGCCAACACCTCAATCCTGACTGCAATCGGCAATGATTATTCCTATGCCGAGGTTTTTTCCCGCGAACTAGCTGCCATCGGCCAGGCAGGTGACGTCCTCATCGCCATATCGACCAGCGGCAACTCGGAAAATATTCACCGGGCGGTGCGGGTTGCCCAAGAGATCGGCATCCATGTCTACGGCATGACCGGGCAAGGCGGAGGCCGTTTGGCGGCAGTTACGGAGAGTCTGAAAGTTCCGTCGCAAAAAACCGCCAGAATCCAAGAGTCTCACATTCTCGTGGGACACATCATCTGCGAGTTGGTAGAGAATGCCATGGTCGGGGCTTAA
- a CDS encoding N-acetylneuraminate synthase family protein, whose protein sequence is MSIIIIAEIGINHNGSIKIAKQLIDVAKEAGADAVKFQKRTIDLVYTKEMLASPRESPWGNTQRAQKEGLEFGADQYWEIDRHCREKGIEWFASAWDLKSQEFLRQFNLRYNKIASAMLVCESLLRVVAEEKKHTFISTGMSKVADIDRVVTIFKEAECPFELMHCVSTYPMVDEDANLNRIMALRQRYGCNVGYSGHEVGLAVSYAAAALGITSLERHITMNRAMYGSDQAASVEPNGFRMLVGAVRKIEKAMGDGTLEMNPKEVSHSMKLRAHLGWESSTIR, encoded by the coding sequence ATGAGTATTATTATTATCGCCGAGATTGGCATTAACCATAACGGCAGTATCAAGATTGCTAAGCAGTTGATTGACGTCGCCAAAGAGGCCGGCGCTGACGCCGTGAAGTTTCAGAAGCGCACAATCGACCTTGTCTACACCAAGGAAATGCTCGCTTCCCCCCGTGAAAGCCCATGGGGAAATACCCAACGCGCACAGAAGGAAGGGCTAGAATTCGGTGCGGATCAATACTGGGAGATTGATCGCCATTGCCGCGAGAAAGGTATAGAGTGGTTCGCTTCGGCTTGGGACCTCAAGAGCCAGGAATTCCTACGCCAGTTCAACCTGCGATACAACAAGATTGCGTCTGCGATGCTGGTGTGCGAGTCGCTGCTCAGGGTGGTAGCTGAGGAGAAAAAGCACACCTTCATTTCCACCGGCATGAGCAAGGTGGCGGATATCGATCGTGTCGTGACCATTTTCAAAGAAGCGGAATGCCCCTTCGAGTTGATGCATTGCGTCTCGACCTACCCGATGGTTGATGAAGATGCCAACCTCAACCGCATTATGGCTTTGCGTCAGCGTTATGGTTGTAACGTGGGCTACAGCGGACACGAAGTAGGACTGGCCGTCTCCTACGCTGCAGCGGCCTTGGGAATAACCTCGCTCGAACGTCACATCACGATGAATCGTGCGATGTACGGTTCTGACCAGGCGGCTTCGGTCGAACCCAACGGATTTCGCATGCTCGTGGGTGCTGTGCGTAAGATCGAAAAAGCGATGGGCGATGGAACACTTGAGATGAACCCGAAAGAAGTGTCGCATAGCATGAAACTGAGAGCACATCTTGGTTGGGAAAGCTCCACTATTCGGTAA
- a CDS encoding ABC transporter ATP-binding protein, with protein sequence MTSITKLSTAQKIWELLTSAERRGAVVLLGLIFIGMVLETLGIGLVIPAIGLLTQRDFLSNYPALEPALHALGNPSQQSIVVGGLFMLAGVSLIKALFLTFLAWRQARFGYGAQSSFSQRLFAGYLNQPWAFHLQRNSAQLIRNVTTEVGLFGVVIQNALVVFTEGMATLGIWMLLVAVEPVGTLLVMTTIGLAAWFFHHLTRAHLLHWGEARQYHEGLRMQHLQQGLFAAKEVKLLGREEDFLARFSLHNIGIAHVAQRQLTIQQMPRLWLELLAVVGLAALVLVMLRLGKPLDALLPILGLFAGAAFRVLPSINRVLGAIQSIRYCLPVVNTLHQEMALFDASAAPKRIRLLPFWAQLALTKVSYRYPNAAATSLRDVSLTVAHGTTVGFIGSSGAGKTTLIDVILGLLSPSSGQVTVDGVDIQTNLRGWQDQIGYVPQFIFLTDDTLRRNVAFGIPDDQIDHEAVRRAIRAAQLDDFVNGLPQGLDTLVGERGVRLSGGQRQRIGIARALYHDPAILVLDEATSSLDIATEGDVMQAVYALRGHKTFLIVAHRLSTVANCDLLFWIEEGRVVNRPGAGTARKVAMAKDGSAGIVEKRIDQESQIRQ encoded by the coding sequence ATGACCTCCATAACAAAACTGTCAACCGCTCAGAAAATCTGGGAGCTGCTCACGTCCGCCGAGCGACGCGGTGCGGTGGTGTTGTTGGGCCTGATATTTATTGGCATGGTGCTGGAGACACTGGGTATCGGATTGGTGATTCCGGCAATTGGACTGCTCACGCAGCGTGATTTCCTAAGCAACTATCCGGCGCTCGAACCGGCCCTCCACGCGCTGGGCAATCCTAGCCAGCAAAGCATCGTCGTCGGTGGCTTGTTCATGCTGGCGGGGGTGTCCCTCATCAAGGCGCTGTTTCTGACCTTCCTGGCTTGGCGCCAGGCTCGATTCGGATACGGCGCGCAGTCTAGCTTTTCTCAGCGTCTATTCGCCGGCTACCTGAACCAGCCCTGGGCGTTTCACCTCCAGCGCAATTCGGCGCAGTTGATTCGCAATGTCACGACCGAAGTCGGACTGTTCGGGGTCGTCATCCAAAATGCCTTGGTGGTCTTCACCGAAGGGATGGCCACCCTGGGCATTTGGATGCTCCTCGTGGCCGTGGAACCGGTCGGTACCCTCCTGGTTATGACAACAATAGGGCTTGCTGCATGGTTCTTTCATCACCTCACCAGGGCGCACCTGTTGCACTGGGGCGAGGCTCGCCAATACCACGAAGGGCTACGCATGCAGCACCTGCAACAGGGCCTCTTCGCAGCCAAGGAAGTGAAGCTGCTCGGCCGCGAAGAGGATTTTCTTGCCCGATTCAGCCTGCACAACATCGGCATCGCGCACGTCGCGCAGCGTCAACTTACCATCCAACAGATGCCGCGCCTCTGGCTCGAGCTGCTGGCGGTGGTCGGCCTCGCCGCCCTGGTGCTCGTTATGCTTCGCTTAGGCAAGCCGCTCGATGCGCTGCTTCCCATCCTGGGACTCTTCGCGGGCGCAGCCTTCCGGGTTCTACCCTCAATCAATCGGGTGCTGGGCGCGATCCAGTCTATCCGGTATTGCCTTCCGGTCGTGAACACGCTTCACCAAGAAATGGCCCTGTTCGATGCGTCCGCTGCACCGAAGCGAATCCGCCTCCTCCCCTTCTGGGCTCAACTAGCCCTCACCAAGGTCAGTTACCGCTATCCGAATGCCGCCGCCACTTCTCTGCGAGATGTCAGCCTGACCGTCGCCCACGGTACAACGGTCGGATTCATCGGCAGCAGCGGTGCCGGTAAGACAACTCTCATCGATGTGATCCTGGGCTTGCTCAGCCCCAGCAGCGGCCAGGTCACCGTCGACGGTGTCGACATCCAAACAAATCTGCGCGGCTGGCAGGACCAGATTGGCTACGTACCTCAGTTCATCTTCCTCACAGACGACACGCTGCGCCGGAATGTCGCCTTCGGGATCCCAGACGACCAGATCGACCACGAGGCCGTGCGTCGCGCCATTCGGGCTGCTCAGCTCGACGACTTCGTCAACGGCCTGCCCCAAGGCCTCGACACCCTCGTCGGCGAGCGCGGCGTGCGGCTCTCAGGCGGCCAACGACAGCGCATTGGCATTGCGCGGGCTCTCTACCATGACCCGGCGATATTGGTCCTTGACGAGGCCACCAGCTCGCTCGACATCGCCACCGAGGGCGATGTCATGCAGGCCGTCTATGCATTGCGCGGCCACAAAACCTTCCTCATCGTCGCTCACCGCCTCTCGACTGTGGCCAACTGTGATCTGTTGTTCTGGATAGAAGAAGGAAGGGTAGTCAACAGGCCAGGCGCGGGTACCGCTCGAAAGGTGGCGATGGCGAAGGACGGGAGTGCAGGAATAGTGGAGAAGCGCATAGATCAAGAATCGCAGATTCGACAATAA
- a CDS encoding VOC family protein: MRHAGIVVADLERALGFWCDVMGFAVVRQMEEPGAQIDAVLGLKNTRVTTVKLAAPDGNLIELLHFHSHPCQPVWGGTPFSTGLTHLAFTVDDIEAECTRLDAAGVKFFSLPQTSPDGNVKVTYGTGPEGLLLELVEVLKK; encoded by the coding sequence ATGCGACATGCGGGCATCGTAGTGGCCGACTTGGAACGCGCGTTGGGGTTTTGGTGTGATGTCATGGGGTTCGCGGTTGTCAGACAAATGGAGGAGCCCGGTGCGCAGATCGACGCTGTACTGGGATTGAAAAACACAAGAGTAACGACTGTCAAGCTGGCCGCTCCGGATGGTAACCTTATCGAGCTATTGCACTTCCATTCGCACCCATGTCAACCGGTTTGGGGTGGAACACCATTTTCAACTGGTCTAACCCATCTCGCATTTACCGTAGATGACATTGAAGCGGAGTGCACACGCCTTGACGCTGCCGGAGTCAAGTTCTTTTCACTGCCTCAAACTTCACCGGATGGCAACGTCAAGGTTACGTATGGCACCGGCCCCGAGGGACTGTTATTGGAGCTGGTTGAAGTACTGAAGAAATGA
- a CDS encoding Wzz/FepE/Etk N-terminal domain-containing protein, giving the protein MPEADEVELIDYLNTLWKWKFLIVVGTLAAVVIAFAVSVRAPITYEATAILLITESKVPRPEAGAGAPQSVVSPEVFEATIKSQALALQAIQQFGLDKKPFSVTPTEFLNDVVSVKPRRGTNLLTLTAVLPDPKLAADVVNFVAQKAVELNANLNQIDTVSTKEYIQQQRDKADQTMETAQAALVEFKRTANLESLQTEQRILLAEKEKLAQRYSDLTFKLKSLQSQVAALKQALTKQEQLITVTKSIFSDPAMLAATQDRGPMDVKTLSSIQVKDQAINEVYQMLQSNLIAQEANLASAESERQDTVQKISDNEAKLISISRKIADADARLEELDRTYRLTRASYELFAKRFDEASLSVASRVTELKLIAPAGLPTVPRSRNVIRNGVLAGTVALMTCIILAFSLENLQETKRRRVKIVSPAPS; this is encoded by the coding sequence ATGCCTGAAGCGGACGAAGTCGAACTGATCGATTATCTGAACACACTCTGGAAGTGGAAGTTCCTGATTGTCGTAGGCACGCTGGCGGCGGTGGTCATTGCCTTCGCGGTTAGCGTAAGAGCCCCAATAACTTACGAAGCCACGGCAATCTTGCTTATTACGGAGTCCAAGGTCCCTCGTCCTGAAGCGGGGGCAGGAGCACCTCAGTCCGTGGTATCCCCAGAAGTCTTTGAGGCGACGATAAAGAGTCAGGCTCTGGCGCTCCAGGCTATTCAGCAGTTTGGATTGGATAAGAAACCATTTTCCGTGACTCCGACTGAGTTTTTAAATGATGTTGTCTCAGTGAAACCTCGACGTGGGACAAACCTCCTCACCCTCACCGCCGTCCTTCCTGATCCCAAGCTGGCAGCCGACGTAGTGAATTTCGTGGCCCAAAAGGCGGTGGAGTTAAATGCGAATCTCAATCAGATCGACACTGTTTCGACTAAAGAGTATATCCAGCAGCAGCGTGATAAAGCCGACCAGACAATGGAGACTGCACAGGCGGCTCTGGTCGAGTTTAAGCGGACTGCGAATCTTGAAAGTCTCCAGACGGAGCAACGCATTCTCCTGGCTGAGAAGGAAAAGTTGGCACAGCGTTACTCCGACCTCACCTTCAAGCTTAAAAGCCTTCAGTCCCAGGTAGCAGCCTTGAAGCAGGCTCTCACCAAACAAGAACAACTCATCACTGTCACTAAATCCATCTTTAGCGATCCTGCTATGTTGGCTGCAACTCAGGACCGAGGCCCGATGGATGTAAAGACGCTTTCATCAATCCAGGTCAAAGATCAAGCGATCAACGAGGTCTATCAAATGCTCCAGAGCAATTTGATCGCCCAGGAAGCAAACCTGGCCTCGGCAGAGAGCGAGCGTCAAGATACTGTACAGAAAATCAGCGACAACGAGGCAAAGCTCATCTCAATCTCACGGAAGATCGCCGACGCCGACGCTCGCTTAGAGGAGCTGGACAGGACCTATCGACTGACAAGAGCATCATATGAGCTCTTCGCTAAGAGGTTTGATGAGGCCTCGCTCTCGGTTGCCTCCCGCGTCACCGAGTTGAAATTGATTGCTCCAGCCGGCCTCCCCACAGTCCCTCGTAGCCGAAACGTCATACGAAACGGAGTACTTGCCGGCACTGTAGCTCTGATGACATGTATCATATTGGCGTTCTCTCTGGAAAACCTCCAGGAGACGAAGAGAAGGCGTGTGAAGATTGTGAGCCCTGCCCCCTCTTGA
- a CDS encoding glycosyltransferase family 1 protein, which yields MRIGVNTLPLFPGQIGGMETYTVNLLTHLTAIDRQHTYYLFVTHYNRDLFKALSQRPNVMRVNTLSLQGLRYAERGVARVAGPVRRTLPRLSRWLGNAIASAHMLAGIRRHKIDLWFCPLINLAPRHCRLPCVVSIPDLQPEFYPDFFRKDLLEWRRRDLQASCRNATKVVTLSEFSKTTIVERYHVPADKVHAIPLAVGDEFLLPKDDAAREAVRANYALPPEYGFYPANTWPHKNHTTLLKALHLLSEKHGKRLACVFTGVERGGHEALLKATEELDLRGQICLLGYVEKEDMPLLYRGASLLIFSSLFEGFGLPLLEAMASDCPVVCSNATSIPEVVGDAALLCDPHDPEAIADAIHRILTDGGLRRALVQAGRERCRHFSWERTARETLKVLEEAASIGAQQ from the coding sequence GTGCGCATCGGCGTAAATACCCTCCCGCTCTTTCCCGGCCAGATCGGGGGGATGGAAACGTACACCGTCAACCTCCTGACCCACCTGACAGCGATCGATCGCCAGCATACCTACTACCTTTTCGTAACCCACTACAACCGCGATCTCTTCAAGGCCCTTTCTCAGCGTCCGAATGTCATGCGCGTCAACACCCTAAGTCTTCAGGGTTTACGATACGCCGAACGAGGAGTGGCGAGAGTGGCTGGGCCCGTGCGCCGAACGCTTCCCCGCCTGTCGCGATGGCTCGGAAACGCCATCGCCAGCGCCCATATGCTGGCCGGCATTCGCAGGCACAAGATCGACCTCTGGTTCTGTCCCCTCATCAACCTAGCCCCGCGTCATTGCCGTCTTCCCTGTGTTGTGTCGATCCCTGACCTTCAACCGGAATTCTACCCGGATTTCTTCAGGAAAGATCTCCTTGAGTGGAGGCGAAGAGACCTTCAAGCATCCTGCCGCAATGCGACCAAGGTCGTGACACTGTCCGAATTCTCAAAAACGACTATCGTCGAGCGATATCATGTTCCAGCGGATAAAGTCCACGCGATTCCTCTCGCCGTGGGGGACGAATTCTTGCTCCCCAAGGATGACGCAGCCCGTGAGGCCGTCAGGGCGAACTATGCCCTCCCCCCTGAGTACGGCTTCTACCCGGCCAATACCTGGCCTCACAAGAATCATACGACGCTGTTGAAAGCTCTTCATCTGCTATCTGAGAAGCACGGCAAGCGACTTGCCTGCGTGTTCACCGGCGTCGAGCGGGGTGGACATGAAGCCCTTCTGAAGGCAACTGAAGAGCTTGATCTCCGTGGGCAGATCTGTCTTTTGGGGTATGTTGAGAAGGAGGACATGCCCTTGCTGTATCGTGGCGCCAGTCTCCTGATCTTCTCCTCCCTGTTCGAGGGGTTCGGACTTCCCCTCCTCGAGGCGATGGCCTCTGACTGCCCTGTGGTCTGCTCTAACGCGACCAGCATCCCCGAGGTCGTGGGAGACGCGGCCCTGCTATGTGATCCCCACGACCCGGAGGCGATCGCCGACGCGATACACCGCATCCTCACTGATGGGGGGTTGCGACGCGCATTGGTGCAGGCGGGGCGGGAGCGTTGTCGTCACTTCTCCTGGGAGCGAACGGCCCGTGAGACCCTGAAGGTCCTGGAAGAGGCCGCCTCCATCGGGGCGCAACAATGA
- a CDS encoding NAD-dependent epimerase/dehydratase family protein, with translation MKKALICGAGGFIGEHLVKKLKREGYWVRGVDIKAQEFAPTQANEFLLLDLRNPENCRIALTLQGDAFDEVYQLAADMGGMGFISRAECEVLHNNALINIHMVHTAAEVRVPRYFFSSSVCVYRDMQPGEAALRENDAIPANPDNEYGWEKLYAERVAMAYGRRYGMQVRIARFENCYGPEGTWRGEREKAPAAICRKVAEAEDGATIEAWGDGTAIRVFTYVDDLVEGICALMQSDLEGPVNLGSDEQVTVADLVRTVIGVSGKKIDVQCVPGPVGVQSRNFSKARITSLGWRAKYSLKEGIARTYPWIEAQVKQARVAVTHI, from the coding sequence ATGAAGAAAGCCTTAATCTGCGGTGCCGGTGGGTTCATCGGTGAGCACTTGGTGAAGAAGCTCAAGCGCGAGGGATACTGGGTGCGCGGCGTGGACATTAAGGCGCAAGAGTTTGCGCCCACCCAGGCCAACGAGTTTCTGCTGCTGGACCTGCGCAACCCCGAGAACTGCCGCATAGCACTGACCCTCCAGGGCGATGCCTTCGATGAGGTCTACCAGTTGGCCGCCGACATGGGTGGGATGGGGTTTATCTCCCGGGCTGAGTGCGAGGTGTTGCACAACAATGCGTTAATAAATATCCACATGGTGCATACGGCGGCCGAGGTCCGGGTGCCTCGCTACTTCTTCTCTTCATCGGTGTGCGTGTACCGGGATATGCAGCCCGGCGAGGCTGCGCTACGGGAGAACGACGCCATTCCCGCCAATCCCGACAACGAGTACGGCTGGGAGAAGTTGTATGCCGAGCGGGTGGCCATGGCCTATGGCCGACGGTATGGGATGCAGGTACGCATCGCCCGCTTCGAGAACTGCTACGGCCCGGAGGGGACCTGGCGGGGCGAGCGGGAGAAGGCCCCGGCCGCCATTTGCCGCAAGGTGGCCGAGGCGGAGGACGGGGCGACCATTGAGGCTTGGGGCGACGGGACGGCGATCCGGGTGTTCACCTACGTGGATGATCTGGTAGAGGGCATCTGCGCGCTGATGCAGTCCGACCTTGAGGGCCCCGTGAACCTGGGTAGCGACGAGCAGGTCACCGTGGCTGATTTGGTGAGGACAGTGATCGGGGTGTCCGGCAAGAAGATCGACGTGCAGTGCGTTCCGGGACCGGTAGGGGTGCAATCGCGCAACTTCAGCAAGGCCCGCATCACGTCGTTAGGCTGGCGGGCGAAGTACTCCCTCAAAGAAGGCATTGCGCGCACCTATCCCTGGATCGAAGCGCAAGTGAAGCAGGCGCGAGTGGCGGTCACCCATATCTGA
- a CDS encoding UpxY family transcription antiterminator — protein sequence MVTVPRWYALRTRSRYEKRVWAQIDSRGIEVFLPLIARRRRWKDRTVQVQFPLFPGYCFAHFAWQDRLRVLTVPGVVEVLGVGGHGVPVEDAEIEGVRRLVASTLPVDPYPFLEHGMAVEVRHGPLQGLRGILIRKAPRTRLVIGVSLIHQGASVEIDADNVIPI from the coding sequence ATGGTTACGGTTCCCCGGTGGTACGCGCTCCGCACGCGCTCCAGATACGAGAAACGAGTGTGGGCTCAGATCGATAGCCGAGGTATCGAGGTGTTCCTTCCGCTCATCGCTCGGAGGAGGCGTTGGAAGGACCGTACGGTGCAGGTCCAATTCCCACTCTTTCCAGGCTATTGTTTCGCACACTTCGCCTGGCAGGATCGGTTACGTGTACTGACCGTCCCTGGTGTAGTAGAGGTGTTGGGGGTGGGCGGCCACGGTGTGCCGGTCGAGGATGCCGAAATCGAGGGAGTACGACGTCTGGTCGCCAGCACCCTCCCCGTTGATCCGTACCCCTTTCTAGAGCATGGGATGGCGGTCGAGGTCCGGCACGGCCCCCTCCAGGGTCTCCGTGGGATCCTGATTCGGAAAGCCCCCAGAACACGTCTCGTGATCGGCGTCAGCCTCATCCACCAAGGGGCTTCGGTTGAGATCGATGCCGACAATGTCATTCCGATTTGA